The Catharus ustulatus isolate bCatUst1 unplaced genomic scaffold, bCatUst1.pri.v2 scaffold_132_arrow_ctg1, whole genome shotgun sequence genome segment ggattgaggggcaggggggattgaggggcagggggatttgagggacagggggattgagggacagggggattgaggggcaggggggattgaggggcagggggattgaggggcagggggattgaggggcaggggggattgaggggcagggggattgaggggcaggggggattgaggggcaggggggattgaggggcaggggggattgaggggcagggggattgaggggcaggggggattgaggggcagggggattgaggggcaggggggattgaggggcaggggggattgaggggcaggggggattgaggggcaggggggattgaggggcagggggattgaggggcaggggggattgaggggcaggggggattgaggggcaggggggattgaggggcagggggatggaggggcaggaggttTGAGGGGCAGGGGTTCAGAGGGGTCACAAGCACatttggggggcacagggatatttgggaggcactgggggagAACAACCTGCTGTTACCACCCCGTGGCAGAGcaggtggggacacccccaCCGGAGGGGGGACAAGGAGGGGCCCCCAGgggtccccagagcccccctaCCCCTCATCCAGGCCAGGCCGTAGCGCTGGCGGCACGAGGGCCGCAGGCAGTGGGACGTGAAGAACGTGCCGTGAGCCTCCACCAGCAGCTCCGGGTCCAGCCCCGCCACCCTCTCCAGAGTGTCGATGTTCTGGGGGGGCCacgggggggtcagggggtccccaaaatccccgtgaccccccaaaccagctgcaggggaggggAGCGTGGCTCACCTGGGTGTAGCAGCGCAGCAAAAGCCCcttgtcctgcagcagccgcaTGAAGTAGTGACACACCGTGGGCtagggagaatttgggggtcATTTCAGGTTTCCTTGGCCCCCCCCCGAGTGGGGGTGGGTTGGAAGGAGGTTTGGGGGCGTTTTACCTTGAACTGCCCTGGGTAGAGCTCACGGGCAAGGGCGAAAAACGGCTCTGGGTGTttctggggggcacagggaggtcAAGGGGTCTCAGAGTgcccccaaaacaacccaaggCCCCCCCAGGATTCGGGGAGGAAAGGGGGATGAGTACCTTGAAGAAACCGATCTCGAAGATGGCCTCGGGGTAGGGGAGGTCATAGCTCTGCAGGTTGGAGTAGAGCCCGGTGCCGGGGGAGCGGAAATCCGGGATCCCGGCggctgggggggttggggggctCAGGACCCACCCCGggtgtccctgagccctgccgGCCCCCCCAAAATGAGCACTCACAGGTGGAGATGCCAGCGCCCACCATGCACACGACGTTCTTACCTGGGGGGGGGACGCAGCAGTGAGCCCCAAATTCGCCCTCaagaaccccaaaactgccctttcatcccccagcactgcgAACACCCAAATCCTCTCTATTCCCGCTGCACCCCTCCTTCTCTCATTCCCGTTGTCCTCCCTCCATGCCCGATTTTCTCGCTGCTTCCTTCCTGCTCTTGGTGTTCCCCCGGCCCCATTCCTggccccattcccatccccatccccatccccgtccccatccccgtACTCATCCCCAttctcatccccatcccaattcccattcccattcccatcccatccccattccccattcccatccccgtccccatccccattcccattcccatccccattccccatccccatccccattcccatccccgtccccattccccatccccgtccccatTCCCCAtgcccatccccattcccatccccaattcccatccccaattcccatcccgttcccattcccggATCCCCATTCCCCGCTCTCCggttcccatccccatccccatcccattcccatcccattccccatccccattccccatccccatccccatccccatccccaattcccatccccatccccaattcccatccccaattcccatccccatccccctccccatccccatccccgtccccatccccgtccccatccccatccccatccccatccccattcccatccccaattcccatccccaattcccatcccgttcccattcccggATCCCCATTCCCCGCTCTCCggttcccatccccatccccatcccattcccattcccatccccatccctggccccatccccatccccattcccatccccattcccatccccattcccattcccatcccatccccattcccatccccatccccatccccatccccaattcccatccccatccccatccccaattcccattccccattcccattccccattcccatccccaattcccatccccatccccatccccatccccattcccgtttccatccccatccccaattcccatccccattcccatccccatccccaattcccatccccgttcccattccattccccattcccatccccgttcccatccccatccccattccccattcccaattcccatcccaattcccGTTCCCGGTGTCCCTACAGCGCTCGCTCTTCAGGAAGCGGCTCACGCCCCGCAGGCTCAGCTCGTCCAGCACCGGCTCCGGTTTGTCCCCGCCGAGCCCCAGGGTCCGGGACAGGAGCGTCCGCAGCAGCTCCACTGCGGGGacaccccgctgtccccaaaCAGCGGCCAAAGcgacccccaaaccccccccaaaatgtGCCCAAAGGCCCCCGAAAGTCCCCAGAGCCCcagaaatgtccccaaaatcccgtGAGAAACCCGAAATGTCCCCGAACGCGCCATCCCAACCGCCCTGCCCCAGAAACACGCCCAAACGTCCCAAACGTCCCTCAGGATCACCGAAGGCCCAACACGGATTTCCAAAGggtccccaaagccccccaaatgtccccaaaggccccacgatgtccccaaagtgtcaccaAAGGGGACACCGAAAGTGCCACTCCGGGGACACCAAACGCTCCCCGAGAGTCCCCACAGGCCCAGCCCGGGGCCCCCAGACCCACTGTCAGCGTCGGCCGAAGCGCCCGGCTCGGGGTCCGAGACCTGCGGGGAACAGTGCGGGGGATCACCGGGGCGTCGGGGGCGGTCACCGGGGCGGGGATCGGGGGGGAACCGGGGGCGTTACCGGAGACTCGGCGTCCTGCTCCGCCTCCTCCTTGGGGGCCCCGGGAGCTGCGGGGACACTGGAGGGGTCACCGGCGGGGGCGGGAGGAGAGGCAGCCCCACCcccggggcccggcccggccccgccgccgctgtcCCGGTCCGCCATGGGCGCAGCCGCCCCGCACCACAACTCCCGGCGTGCCCCGCGCGCCCGCGGCGGCGCCGATTGGCGGGCGGAGGTGGGCGCGGCCAGGCGGAGGGAGCTGATTGGCTGAGACACCCGGAAGCGCGGGCGCAGACTACGGGTCCCGGCACGCGCCCGGGCGGGGATTCCCCGGTCCGCGATGGCGGCCGCGGCCTGAGGTGGCCCCGGCGATGGCGGCCGCGgcccccgcggccccggcggcCCCCGGCGAGGCGAAGCGGCCCGAGGGCGACGAGTGGTGCGACAGCGGGCTGGGCTCGCTGGGCGAGGGGCCGCTggggccgccgctgcccgccaGCCCCGGAgcggagccccccgagcccctcGCCGACCCCGCGGCCTGGCTGCGGCACGTCCTGAGCTTCGTCACCGAGGACGGCGACACGTGAGGGCGGGGAGGGGCGAGGGAACCCCCCCCCCCAGGTCCGGGCGGGACCCCCACGCACACCCTGGGGTTGGGGGGTCGCGGTCGCGCCTCTTCCCGGGGTTCCGGTGCGACCCCCGCGGGGTCCCTCGGTACCGTCCCGGGACCGCCAATCGCCTCCCCCGCGAACGGCCCAGGACCCCCGTCCCCCGGGGTCCCTCGGTACCGTCCAGCACCGCCAATCGCCTCCCCCGCGAACGGCCCGGGACCCCCGTCCCCCGGGGTCCCTCGGTACCGTCCAGCACCGCCGATCGCCTCCCCCACGAACGGCCCGGGACCCCCGTCCCCCCCTTTTTTGGGGAGTCCCcggtgggtctgggggtgtgCGGACCCCCCCGCCCAGCCCGTGCCCCCCCCCAGGGCCCTGCACCTGGCCGTGATCCACGAGCACGAGGAATTCCTGGAGTCCATCCTGCGGCACACGGAGCACTCGCCCTACCTGGACCTGCAGAACGACCTGGGCCAGGTGCGCAACGCGCGGAAATCCGGAGCTCCCGGAGGGGCTGGGGATCCCGGGACCACCCCGCGGCTCGGGAGGGGGTGGATGAGGAGcttgggggggaaatttggggttttggggacacgGTGCGGTGGAACGGtaccggggggggggggcgttcacgggggaattttgggtggggTTTGACCCCCTAGTtgtgaccccagagctgcacatcgccgtggtgctggggctgaggttttgggggggtttttgggggtcctggggtggttttggggggtttttggggtggtttcaGCCCGGTCTCCCCCCAGAGCGCCCTGCACATCGCcgtggtgctggggctgaggttttgggggtggttttggggggtcctggggtggttttgggggggttttggggtggttctgGGGTGGTTTCAGCCCGGTCTCCCCCCAGAGCGCTCTGCACATCGCcgtggtgctggggctgaggtttgggggtggtgttgggggggtttggggtgtttttggggtggtttttggggtggtttcaGCCCGGTCTCCCCCCAGAGCGCCCTGCACATCGCcgtggtgctggggctgaggttttggggtggtttttgggggtcctggggtggttttggggtggttttttgggggttttgggtggtTTCAGCCCGGTCTCCCCGCAGAGCGCCCTGCACATCGCcgtggtgctggggctgaggttttggggtggtttttgggggtttttggggtggtttttgggtggTTTCAGCCCGGTCTCCCCGCAGAGCGCCCTGCACATCGCcgtggtgctggggctgaggtttgggggtggtttttggggggttctgggggggtttttggggaggttttggggtggtttcaGCCCGGTCTCCCCGCAGAGCGCCCTGCACATTGCCGTGGTGCTGGGGCTCGCCGGGGCCGTGCGGCGGCtgcgggcggcgggcgcggccgtGGCCGTGCGGGAGCGCGGCGGGCACACCCCGCTGCACCTGGCCTGTCGCGAGGGTCACCCCGCCTGCGCCCGCGCCCTGCTGGGGGGCCCCGAGCGCCGGGACTGCCCCCGCGACCCCcgcaaggaggaggaggagcggcGGGCGCAGCTGGAGAGCGTCAACTACGACGGTGAGGAtgcagaggggtttttttggggaggggggatggTTTTGGGGGAATCACGTGGATTTGGGCTCATcgaggttttgggggggtcacGCTTTATCGGGGGGGGCCATGATTTTGCGGATGAGGACACAGTTTTGGGGTGGACACGGTTTTGGGGTGGACACAGTTCGAGGGCGTCACGCAGGGAATTGACACCTTTGGGGGGATCAGACGGTTTGGGGGGGACACACGGAGGGGAATGGTGTGGGGCGGGGTCCCACGGGCtcaggcaggaatttggggcGCCCCCGgcccccatttccccccccccacAGGTTACACCCCCCTGCACGTGGCTGTCCTGCGGCGGGACCTGGAGctggtgcagctcctgctccgcGCCGGCGCCGACCCCGACCGGCCGGTGGGtgcccccaaaaacccccccaaaagaaaccaaaatcgGGTCCGGGGGGCTCGTGGCCGCCCCTGACCCCCGCTGTGCCCCCCAGGAGCCGAGCTGCGGCCGCAGCCCCCTGCACTTGGCCGTGGAGGCGCAGAGCCCCGAGGTGGCCGAGTGTCTCctgcggggcggggcgcgcCCGGACCCCCGCACCTTCTCGGGGTTCACCCCCCTGTACAGCGCCCGGCGCCGCCCCGACCCCCGCCTGCCCCCCCTCCTGCGCCGCTTCGGGGCCCGCGACCCCCCCAGCAGCGACAGCAGCGACAGCAGCGACAGCGAGGGCGGGGCCGAGGACAGCGAGGTCAGTCGGTGACCACacagccccctgtccccacagcgtCCCCTGGGGTAGCCCAGGATGACCCGCGAGGGTCCCCGAACCCTTCCAAGCGCCTCCCCCCAAACTTTTCCAGCCCCCCCCAAACTTTTCCAGCCCCCCCAAACTTTtccagcccccccaaacctctctctctctctctctccccaggaCGACTACGACGACATCATCATCAACAGCAGGCACTGCCCGGCCTGAGcgcccccagggaccccccagctGCCCCCTGGATGGACTCAGAGGTccccctgcctcctgccagccGGGGGGACCCCCTGAAGATGCAccctcctcccccctccccaaaatcatcccGGGGGAGCCCCAAAAGCTGCAGGGGGACAGTGGGAAATAAAGTGGAGGCTGCGTTGGGAGTGAAGgacacacctgtgtgacactgaggggacacgaGTGACACTGGGGGAACACGAgtgacaccggggggacacctgcgtgtccccagggcacccACGGGGCAAAGGACACACCTGTGACTGTGGGGGGGGACATGcacacctgtgtgacactgaggggacacgagtgacactggggggacacctgCGTGTCCGCAGGACACCCATGGGGCAAAGGACACATCTGTGACTGTTGGGGGGGGACACGAgtgacaccggggggacacctgcgtgtccccagggcacccATGGGGCAAAGGACACATCTGTGACTGTGGGGGggggctgtgtgacactgaggggacacctgcgtgtccccagggcacccATGGGGCAAAGGACACACCTGTGACTGTGGGGGGGAACATGCACACCtctgtgacactgaggggacacgagtgacactggggggacacctgtgtgtccccagggcacccACGGGGCAAAGGACACACCTGTGACCAGGGGGGGATTTCCAGGTTTTATTCCCGGGGTTTGTCACTGTGGGGACACGCTGGAtggggctgtcactgtcccccgtgtcccctgccctgcGTGTCCGGCGTCCTGCGTGTCCATCCCGCCACGTCCCAGCTCcgtggggacccctccccacgtCAGGGCGGCCCCCCCGTTCTGGAGGGGCCCCCCCCGGGCTGGTTGGGGCCGATGTAGCGCAGGAGGGGGGCGGGAGGCCGGGCCAGCACCTCCCGCcccaccaggggctgcagcaccgGGGGCACCCGCACACGGCCATCCTGGAGGGCGACACGGGGTGGGGTGAgccccccctgagcccccaaaccccgcgggacccccccccaaaacacTCACCGGGAGCTGGTTGGACTCGAGCAGCGCGATGAGCAGCCGGGGCACGGCGCAGGCGGTGCCGTTCACCTGAGGGGGGAACGCGGGGTCAGGGGggcccagggacccccccccccaggGTTTTGGGGCTCTcccggggattttggggggtcacCCACCGTGTGGGCGTGGCGCAGCTGGCCCCCCTCCCTGCTGTACATGATGTTCAGCCGCCGGCTCTGGTAGTCTGTGCAGTTGGAAGCGCTGGAAATCTGGGGGGGAAGGGGTCAGGAGGGTTTAGACACCCCCCTCCTCCgctccagggacccccccccaaaatgggaGTCCTGATCTGGCAGCAAAGGTGGGAGCAAAGCAGGGGCCATAAACAGGGAGTCACCCTCAGCAtctctgaaattttggggtcttcCCAGAATTGCTTCGATTCTCCCCCAAATTATTCGGATTCTTCACAAATTATTGGGATCTCAGACCCCCCCTCACCTCCCCAAATTTGCCCCGTCCGGGCATCCAGGCCTCGATGTCGAACTTGCGGTAGGCAGGGAGCCCCAACTCCTCCGTGGGCATGTCCAGGATGCTGGGGGGCCCAGGGTGGAGAGTTAAAAGGGATTTCAGGgtcccagggacaggggggaccccccaaaatccccctcaccGGTAATGCAGCCCCAGCTCCGAGAAAATCTCCTTCTGGAGCCCCAGGAactcttccagcagctcctcgcTCTCTGTCCCGCGCTCGGCCGCCGTCACCCCAAACATCTCCACCTTCCAGGGGGGGCACACGGGGTGACccccctgcctttccctccccagggctctcccagtgttcccagtacCTTGGTGAACTGGTGGACGCGGTAGAGCCCCCAGGGCTCCCGGCCCGTGTCGGTCTCAGCGCGGTAACAAGTGCTGGAACACACGACCCTGGTGGGGGGACGCGGGTCAGGGGGGCCCCCAAAACACCCTGACCCCCCAGGGAATTGGGGTGGGGTCTTCAGAAGGGGAGGGGGTCTttgaggggacacagcccatCGTACCTGACAGGCAggtcctgcagctgcacagcgTGGTCCATGAAATAACCTGGATGGGGGGGGCATGGGGTGACTCCCAAATCCATCTGCCCCCCTCcgctttttccccatttccccctcccctttctcccagttttttcctgtttcctgcctttcttccctttttttctcacCCTCCTGCTGgttttcccccagttttttctcctgtattttcCCCTTggtttcctctgctttttcctcatttttctcctgttctcaCCCTATTGCTGCCTCTCTTTCCCCCCCGTCTTCCCCCTTTTATTTACCCTTTTCCTCACGTTCTCCCCTGGTTCTCCCCATTTTCACCCACATTCTCCCCCACTCCATTTCTCCCCTGtgttttcccaatttccccccgttttccccaatttcccacCTGCGATTCCCACCTCCGAGGTCCCGGCCAGGCACAGATCCTCGAAGCGCGCGGGGTCGATGTTGTAAACTGGGGAGGGGTTGGCGCTGGGCTGGACCCCGCAGCCCtcctggggggcacagggtgTCACCTGGGATCCCACAGGCGCCAGGCagggctcggggggctcgggggtcACTCACAAAAACGGCTCCTCGCAGCAGGTCCGGCACCGTCATGGGCAGAAAACCCTGGGAGGAAGGAATGGCAGGAGACCCTGAGCCCCCCTGGGTGCCCCCCGAGACCCCCTGAatgcccccagagcccccttgGATCCCTCCAGACCATTCCAGTCCaccccagagcctccctggatccttccagagcctccctggatccctccagaccatcccagagcctccctggatccctccagaccatcccagagcctccctggatcccccccaggccatcccagagcctccctggATCCCCCCCAGACCatcccagagcctccctggatccctccagACCATTCCAGagccccccagtgtccctggatccctccagACCATCCCAGACCCACCCCAGAGTGTCCCTGGATTCCTCCAGACCatcccagagcctccctggatccctccagaccatcccagagcctccctggatccctccagaacctccctggatccctccagACCATCCCAGAGtctccctggatccctccagagcccccctgaatcccccagagcctccctggatccccccagagcccccctgaatccccccagagcctccctggatccctccagAGCCTCCCTGGATCCCCCCAGAGCCTCCCTAAATCCCTGCAGACCATTCCAGAGcctccctggatccctccagACCATTCCAGACCATGCCAGagtgtccctggatccctccagtccatcccagagcctccctggatccctccagACCATCCCAGAGTCTCTCTGGATCCCTCCAGACGATTCCAGTCCaccccagagcctccctggaTCCCCCCCAGACCATCCCAGAGCCACCCTGGATCCCTCCAGACCATCCCAGAGCCACCCTGGATCCCTCCAGACCATTCCAGTCCACCCCAAAGCgtccctggatccctccagACCGTCCCAAAGTCCCCCAGAACCTCCCTGGATTCCTCCAGACCatcccagagcctccctggatccctccagaccatcccagagcctccctggatccctccagGCCATTCCAGAGcctccctggatccctccagaccatcccagagcctccctggatccctccagACCGTCCCAGAGCCACCCTGGATCCCTCCAGaccatcccagagcccccctgaATCCCTCCAGAGcctccctggatccctccagACCATCCCAGAGTCTCCTTGGATCCCTCCAGACCatcccagagcctccctggatccctccagAGCCTCCCTGGATTCGTCCAGACCATCACAGAGCCTCCCTGACTCCCTCTAGAccatcccagagcccctggATCCCCCCCAGGCCATCCCAGAGCCTCCCTGAATCCCTCCAGACCatcccagagccaccccagagtgtccctggatccctccagACCATCCCAGAGTCTCCCTAGATCCCTCCAGACCatcccagagccaccccagagtgtccctggatccctccagACCgtcccagagccccccagagcctccctggatccctccagTCCACCCCAGAGCCGCC includes the following:
- the NFKBIB gene encoding NF-kappa-B inhibitor beta, coding for MAAAAPAAPAAPGEAKRPEGDEWCDSGLGSLGEGPLGPPLPASPGAEPPEPLADPAAWLRHVLSFVTEDGDTALHLAVIHEHEEFLESILRHTEHSPYLDLQNDLGQSALHIAVVLGLAGAVRRLRAAGAAVAVRERGGHTPLHLACREGHPACARALLGGPERRDCPRDPRKEEEERRAQLESVNYDGYTPLHVAVLRRDLELVQLLLRAGADPDRPEPSCGRSPLHLAVEAQSPEVAECLLRGGARPDPRTFSGFTPLYSARRRPDPRLPPLLRRFGARDPPSSDSSDSSDSEGGAEDSEDDYDDIIINSRHCPA
- the SIRT2 gene encoding NAD-dependent protein deacetylase sirtuin-2, whose product is MADRDSGGGAGPGPGGGAASPPAPAGDPSSVPAAPGAPKEEAEQDAESPVSDPEPGASADADMELLRTLLSRTLGLGGDKPEPVLDELSLRGVSRFLKSERCKNVVCMVGAGISTSAGIPDFRSPGTGLYSNLQSYDLPYPEAIFEIGFFKKHPEPFFALARELYPGQFKPTVCHYFMRLLQDKGLLLRCYTQNIDTLERVAGLDPELLVEAHGTFFTSHCLRPSCRQRYGLAWMRGRGALGTPGGPSLSPLRWGCPHLLCHGVVTAGCSPPVPPKYPCAPQMCL